From the genome of Rhodothermales bacterium, one region includes:
- a CDS encoding carbonic anhydrase family protein — protein sequence MKNLYLSRTLLFSGLLALTLATTACAQRVPALTHAAQAEISPAEALDMLKEGNARFTSGKMLDRDLKAQVSQTAAGQYPYAVVLGCIDSRVPPEIVFDQGIGDIFAPRIAGNFVNTDILGSMEFATRVAGSKIIVVLGHTECGAVKGACDHVELGNLTHTLSNISPAVYAVEEVIGDRTSKNKAFVDQVAHMNVRMTVQNILDRSPVMKDLVDRGELLVVGAMHDVSTGKVTFMD from the coding sequence ATGAAAAACCTGTATCTCTCCCGTACCCTGCTGTTCTCAGGCCTTCTGGCATTGACGCTGGCGACGACCGCTTGCGCGCAGCGCGTGCCGGCGCTCACCCATGCGGCCCAGGCAGAGATATCACCTGCCGAGGCGCTCGACATGCTGAAGGAAGGCAACGCGCGTTTTACGTCCGGCAAGATGCTGGACCGCGACCTGAAAGCGCAGGTGTCGCAAACCGCGGCGGGCCAGTACCCCTACGCGGTCGTGCTCGGCTGCATCGACTCGCGCGTGCCGCCTGAAATCGTCTTCGATCAGGGGATCGGCGACATCTTCGCACCGCGCATCGCCGGCAATTTCGTCAATACCGACATCCTCGGAAGCATGGAGTTCGCCACCAGAGTGGCCGGCTCTAAAATCATCGTGGTGCTCGGTCATACGGAATGCGGCGCCGTGAAAGGGGCGTGCGACCATGTCGAACTGGGCAACCTCACCCATACCCTGAGCAACATTTCGCCCGCCGTTTACGCGGTGGAGGAGGTGATCGGAGACCGAACCTCAAAAAACAAGGCGTTCGTGGACCAGGTGGCGCACATGAACGTACGCATGACCGTGCAGAACATCCTGGACCGGAGCCCGGTCATGAAGGACCTGGTTGACCGCGGCGAATTGCTCGTCGTCGGCGCCATGCACGATGTCAGCACGGGCAAGGTTACCTTTATGGATTGA
- the can gene encoding carbonate dehydratase → MRTLKKLFENNRSWAREVHFNDPYFFDKLATQQSPEYLWIGCADSRVPANQIVHLLPGELFVHRNIANMVIHTDLNCLSVMQYAVDVLGVKHIIVCGHYGCGGVRAALDNRRLGLIDNWLRHIQDVMYKHEEQLNEMEDYTARFDRLCELNVIEQMLNVCQTTVVQEAWERKQDLSIHGWIYRLTDGLLRDLSVCATNQAEVIEVYRGALAKSPAVPQP, encoded by the coding sequence ATGCGTACGCTCAAGAAGCTTTTCGAAAACAATCGTTCCTGGGCCCGTGAGGTCCATTTCAACGATCCGTACTTCTTCGACAAGCTGGCCACCCAGCAATCGCCGGAATACCTCTGGATCGGATGCGCGGACAGCCGCGTGCCGGCCAACCAGATCGTCCACCTCCTACCCGGCGAGCTGTTCGTCCATCGCAACATCGCCAACATGGTGATCCACACGGATCTCAACTGCCTCTCGGTCATGCAGTATGCGGTGGACGTGCTGGGGGTGAAACACATCATCGTGTGCGGCCACTACGGCTGCGGCGGTGTGCGCGCCGCGCTGGACAACCGCCGGCTTGGCCTGATCGACAACTGGCTGCGGCACATCCAGGATGTGATGTACAAACACGAGGAGCAGCTCAACGAGATGGAGGACTACACGGCGCGGTTCGACCGATTGTGCGAACTCAATGTCATCGAGCAGATGCTGAACGTCTGCCAGACGACCGTCGTCCAGGAAGCGTGGGAGCGAAAGCAGGACCTCTCGATTCACGGGTGGATCTATCGCCTCACGGACGGGCTGCTGCGCGACCTGTCGGTCTGCGCCACCAACCAGGCCGAGGTGATCGAGGTCTACCGGGGTGCGCTCGCCAAAAGCCCGGCGGTCCCCCAGCCCTGA